The following proteins are encoded in a genomic region of Paenibacillus sp. FSL R7-0273:
- a CDS encoding AAA family ATPase — MFRVKSIFFNNADDQQKYTFSDHTFVYGPNTVGKTALTKAIDFVLGSSERLTYQGLDNIDSIEAHLTNDLTNLWIKRSISDGYFFRRTEKSAYTEISVDTYKNNICLMLTDNPNNHFMHVYNKVFDERPTFRSFSFINYIDEKGLGDLSVVFTRAKDLKHQIRIRNIMNFFFNYENIEQIYEKEILLDERQKELDKLSKDYQEYQRSLQQLKKLFDELQLNHTGEYKKDHSTYLEFRTSFTRKAKSQSKDLVYLSKASFSLAEEIKLYSFMNAQSKNMIERKGRIERLLAILTSIVEEEPEYEQYTNNILNTIKEIGQENVILSLTDYQKAIREIKAEKEKIDAQVRIAKGQASEISYEDAMKKIGVLEHVFAVLSKDIDAPKIEALQRETAQLKNEIKVLKSSFNKKEIDAFNSRLTKLYLESGLKVKHLNEDTQDPGFALEFEPFKLCLFASHKKGDITERFMPGSMARQTHLQILVYLSMFDYLKIHFSDFIYMPLLIIDSANQPMGIESFKEVYPTIVAFANKIGLQTIFLSKDKIEGISYDGFIDVSGGLNKFHDHQVE; from the coding sequence ATGTTTAGAGTTAAATCAATATTTTTTAATAATGCGGATGATCAGCAAAAGTACACATTTTCAGACCATACTTTTGTTTACGGTCCTAATACTGTTGGTAAAACCGCACTGACAAAAGCTATTGATTTCGTGTTAGGGAGTAGTGAACGTCTTACTTATCAAGGGTTGGATAATATTGACAGCATTGAAGCTCATTTGACAAATGATTTAACAAACCTATGGATTAAGCGAAGCATATCAGACGGTTATTTTTTTCGTCGAACCGAGAAGAGTGCCTATACAGAAATAAGTGTGGATACATATAAGAACAATATTTGTTTAATGCTGACTGATAATCCGAATAATCATTTCATGCATGTATATAATAAAGTGTTTGATGAGAGGCCGACTTTTCGATCATTCAGTTTTATAAATTACATTGACGAAAAAGGGCTTGGGGATTTGAGCGTTGTTTTCACTCGTGCCAAAGATTTAAAACATCAAATTCGTATCCGCAATATTATGAATTTCTTTTTCAATTACGAGAATATTGAGCAGATTTATGAAAAGGAAATACTTCTAGATGAACGTCAAAAAGAGTTGGACAAATTATCTAAAGATTACCAAGAATATCAACGAAGCCTACAACAGTTAAAGAAATTGTTTGATGAGCTGCAGTTGAACCACACTGGAGAATATAAAAAAGACCATTCAACCTATCTTGAGTTCCGCACAAGTTTTACAAGGAAGGCGAAATCTCAATCTAAAGATCTTGTATATTTATCAAAGGCTTCTTTCTCGCTTGCGGAAGAAATCAAGCTTTATTCTTTTATGAATGCACAATCAAAAAATATGATTGAGAGAAAAGGTAGAATTGAAAGATTACTGGCGATACTCACTTCTATTGTAGAAGAAGAGCCCGAATATGAGCAATACACAAATAATATTTTGAATACAATAAAGGAAATTGGACAAGAAAATGTGATTCTTTCATTAACAGATTATCAAAAAGCGATAAGAGAGATCAAAGCGGAAAAAGAAAAAATTGATGCGCAGGTAAGAATAGCTAAAGGGCAAGCGTCAGAAATATCATACGAAGATGCCATGAAAAAAATAGGGGTATTGGAACATGTTTTTGCAGTGCTTAGTAAAGACATTGATGCTCCCAAAATTGAAGCATTGCAAAGAGAAACGGCGCAGTTAAAGAACGAAATTAAAGTATTAAAATCTTCATTCAATAAAAAAGAGATAGATGCTTTTAATAGCCGCCTTACAAAGCTATATTTAGAGAGCGGATTGAAAGTTAAGCATCTGAATGAGGATACGCAGGACCCGGGTTTTGCGTTGGAGTTTGAGCCATTTAAACTCTGCCTTTTTGCTAGTCATAAAAAAGGTGATATTACTGAGCGGTTTATGCCCGGAAGTATGGCAAGACAAACACATCTTCAAATACTTGTTTATTTATCTATGTTCGATTACTTGAAAATACATTTTTCTGATTTTATTTATATGCCGCTTCTAATAATTGATTCAGCTAATCAGCCGATGGGAATTGAAAGCTTTAAAGAAGTTTATCCTACCATTGTTGCTTTTGCTAATAAAATTGGTCTTCAGACAATATTCCTTTCAAAAGATAAAATTGAGGGTATTTCTTATGATGGTTTCATAGATGTATCTGGAGGACTAAACAAATTTCATGATCATCAAGTTGAATAA
- a CDS encoding helix-turn-helix domain-containing protein: MHDHYLLASLPDPRTHRFRNGSFSRATDKTYGRTTLSVSRDAGAAFTYQCEFRGSYTWTLPLFSEWIKREYGVIISVRGISAMLKRMNFSFTKATYTLANANEMFRLIKKLKKISS; this comes from the coding sequence GTGCACGATCATTATTTATTGGCAAGCCTACCAGACCCAAGGACTCACAGGTTTAGAAATGGATCATTCTCCCGGGCAACCGACAAAACTTACGGAAGAACAACGTTATCAGTTAGCCGCGATGCTGGAGCAGCGTTCACCTATCAATGTGAGTTTCGAGGCTCTTATACCTGGACTCTGCCACTGTTTTCGGAATGGATCAAACGGGAATATGGTGTCATCATAAGCGTACGTGGAATTAGCGCAATGCTAAAACGGATGAATTTTAGCTTTACTAAAGCCACATACACGCTCGCCAATGCAAACGAGATGTTTCGTTTAATAAAGAAACTAAAAAAAATCTCTTCTTAA
- a CDS encoding response regulator: MKMNLLASFSHGLEALRYIKENSVDIVLTDIRMPHMDGIELMERLSLQYPYIKVVVLSGHDDFMYTKKEIQHGAFDYIFKPLKLSETKEVFRKLAKTIFENKQIEL; this comes from the coding sequence ATGAAAATGAACTTGCTTGCAAGCTTTTCTCATGGTTTAGAAGCTCTCAGATATATAAAGGAAAATTCCGTCGATATTGTGCTTACTGATATTCGAATGCCTCATATGGATGGAATTGAATTGATGGAAAGACTCTCTCTGCAATACCCTTATATCAAAGTTGTTGTTCTTTCTGGACATGATGATTTCATGTATACAAAAAAAGAAATTCAACACGGTGCATTCGACTATATATTTAAACCATTGAAACTGTCTGAGACCAAAGAGGTATTCCGCAAGCTTGCAAAAACGATATTTGAGAACAAACAGATTGAACTATGA